A single genomic interval of Spinacia oleracea cultivar Varoflay chromosome 6, BTI_SOV_V1, whole genome shotgun sequence harbors:
- the LOC110790902 gene encoding protein LURP-one-related 7, producing the protein MTNLILSSEERESSEVVVEAHQGIPQIPIDLFVKKNRKGVRFSDAFGNLIFKVADAPSLLPVLDHALRGRVLLDSSGNPLVTIFRFPDGSWKGFKGDGCEELFFKVEQKLNSFNKIELSVTLAGENGANLNFAMRGCVFWRTCTIYQDKFIVAQTNLMYKLGFRKHFVGRSKFRVTVFPGFSDYNFLASLVLVFLDGRKQL; encoded by the exons ATGACCAATTTGATTTTGAgttcagaggagagagaaagttcagAGGTAGTTGTTGAAGCTCATCAGGGAATTCCACAAATACCCATTGATTTATTCGTGAAGAAAAATCGAAAAGGCGTCCGCTTTTCCGACGCTTTTGGCAACCTGATCTTCAAAGTTGCCGACGCTCCTTCACTTTTGCCGGTACTTGATCATGCCTTACGTGGGCGTGTCTTGTTGGACTCCTCCGGCAATCCTCTCGTCACTATTTTCCGGTTTCCT GACGGGTCTTGGAAAGGCTTCAAGGGAGATGGTTGTGAGGAACTGTTTTTCAAGGTGGAACAGAAGctgaattcatttaataaaatagagttgAGTGTAACTCTGGCGGGAGAGAATGGCGCAAACTTAAATTTTGCAATGAGAGGTTGCGTTTTCTGGAGAACTTGCACCATTTATCAGGACAAATTCATAGTAGCTCAG ACAAATCTTATGTACAAGCTTGGTTTTAGGAAGCATTTCGTTGGGAGGAGCAAATTTAGAGTAACTGTATTTCCTGGGTTTAGCGATTATAACTTCCTTGCTTCATTGGTTTTGGTATTTTTAGATGGACGAAAACaactataa
- the LOC110790922 gene encoding uncharacterized protein: protein MWRRFLATAGTATSHHHLSNLTPITAVLANETSRFYSAKPSKSTLAKVKKKFKSDGKSDDVGGGSSAELDAEMEGDQLRIRLLEEDDKDRSLDVGLNGLPLFTSTSSLSLLSRKDTCSYMKFRLEDLNAAVPEGLPSGMLKEFDDSKRCALLVRQSFLDLRDNFRRIVDPPTWSSSSGKAPKLRKQIVLDGPRSCGKSIALAMLAHWARDEGWLVFYSPKGRDWTHGGFFYKNPETGLWDSPLQAENILKDFLKFNETCLQKILCQSSDPIPLGEGAGVGFLKGADSMAMPEGSTLYDLIQIGITHTHAAVGVLVRLRKELSLVKDVPVLLAIDQYNNWFTFSEFEEVVTPRSSRPIHAKEIATVNAFRPMTHDDMMVGAFSHSTAVGKLRKDLPDVPDNARVDFPRYTLDEAAAVCHYYVRQRLIRREVFTEEKWKKMYYLANGNGSEMRWLAPLMW from the exons ATGTGGCGGCGTTTTCTAGCCACCGCTGGTACAGCTACGAGCCACCACCATTTATCCAATCTCACTCCAATCACTGCCGTATTAGCAAACGAAACCTCCCGGTTTTACTCCGCTAAACCCTCGAAATCGACACTTGCAAAGGTGAAAAAGAAGTTCAAAAGCGATGGAAAATCCGACGACGTTGGCGGCGGCTCTTCGGCTGAGCTGGACGCTGAAATGGAAGGGGATCAACTCCGTATAAGGTTGCTGGAAGAGGATGACAAGGATAGGTCGCTTGATGTGGGCCTCAATGGTCTCCCTCTCTTCACTTCCacctcttctctctctctcctctcgcgCAAGGATACTTGCTCTTACATGAAATTCAG GTTGGAGGATTTGAATGCTGCGGTGCCGGAGGGATTGCCGAGTGGGATGTTGAAGGAGTTTGATGATTCAAAACGATGCGCTTTGCTTGTTCGACAGAGCTTTTTGGATCTTCGTGATAATTTCCGGCGCATTGTTGATCCCCCTACTTGGTCCTCTTCTTCTGGTAAAG CACCAAAACTTAGAAAACAGATTGTCTTGGATGGTCCTCGTAGCTGTGGCAAGAGTATTGCACTTGCAATGCTTGCTCATTGGGCTCGTGATGAAGGCTGGCTGGTCTTTTATTCCCCCAAAGGTCGTGATTGGACTCATGGTGGATTTTTCTATAAAAACCCAGAAACTGGTCTTTGGGATTCCCCTCTTCAGGCTGAAAATATTCTGAAG GACTTCCTCAAATTTAATGAAACCTGCTTGCAAAAAATTCTTTGTCAATCATCTGATCCTATTCCACTAGGAGAAGGCGCCGGTGTGGGATTCTTGAAAGGAGCAGATTCCATGGCGATGCCAGAGGGTTCAACTTTATATGATCTAATCCAGATAGGAATTACTCATACACATGCTGCGGTTGGTGTGCTAGTCCGTTTGCGAAAGGAGTTATCGCTGGTGAAAGATGTTCCGGTACTTCTTGCGATTGACCAA TACAACAATTGGTTTACGTTTAGTGAATTTGAAGAAGTTGTTACACCTCGCTCTTCAAGACCAATTCACGCTAAAGAGATTGCAACT GTAAATGCATTCAGACCTATGACGCATGATGACATGATGGTTGGTGCATTCTCACATTCAACGGCAGTGGGGAAGCTGCGTAAAGACTTGCCTGATGTACCAGATAATGCTCGTGTTGATTTCCCTCGGTATACCCTGGATGAAGCTGCAGCTGTTTGCCATTATTACGTTAG GCAAAGGCTTATCCGCCGAGAAGTTTTCACAGAAGAGAAGTGGAAGAAGATGTATTATCTTGCAAATGGAAATGGATCAGAGATGAGATGGCTAGCACCCTTAATGTGGTGA